From the genome of Brassica oleracea var. oleracea cultivar TO1000 chromosome C4, BOL, whole genome shotgun sequence:
AAACATGTGTTACTTGAGACTTGGTTCGTTATATCTTTTGGCGTATACTTTCAAATTCCCGAGTCGAGCTAAAGAGAGACCAAACAATACCTGAAAACTGAAGCTCCCATTCCACCGAGAGCCTCTTTCATCCGTTGGTTTCTGTCCCCAGAGCTTATCTGAGCAATTTAAGAAAGTCAGCATGTAATGAATACTGCTATAAAGACAGAAGAGGGAGCTGACCGAGAAAGCGTGTGTTATGTGTACACAAAACTCAACGGCTATTCCCACGGACATGATTAGGTTTACAACCGATAGTGCGTTTAGCTGAATATGAAAGACTGCCATTACTCCCTAGCATGTTTCAAATCAAGAGTTCAGAGAGTATATAACATCAGTAACCTGAGTGTATGAAAATTCAGTAATCAGTTTCTTTCATAAGAAACAATGAGTGTTAAATTACCAGGAGATCAATAATGATCATTGCAATCACCAGCAAAATAATTGCAGAGCTCCAAAAGCTGAGTTAGAAAGCAGAAAGAGGAAAAATAGTTGGAGAATTAAGTTTTAACCATATCAAGACTTGTAGTAAATTTTATTGGAAATGAGCTTAAAGTGATACCTGCATGTAATGATTAAACACACGGCAAAGACCGCAGCTGTAAAAATGAATGAAATATTCGAAGTCAACTCATATGTTTAGTTTTAAAAAAAAATGTAAAATCAAGACTAAGATGTGGGATTGGCAGATTTAACAAACCAATGGCTATTGAGAGGTTTATTAATGCAGTTTTCCATATGTCAAGGTATTGCTCAAAGAACATATAAAACACTGAATATGGATATATCTCCATCTGAAAGAGAATAAATCACAAGTTAGTCATTGACGTCACTAAGAAGCAGCATTAAGAAAAATGAAGGAAGATGATATAATACTTTTTTGAGCTTCTATTAATCAAGAAGATACCAAAATATAGTTCGGTAATTTTTTTTACCTTTAAAGAACGAGAAACTTTTGAGCTAAACTCTTGAGCTGCTCTCATTGAATTAACAAAGTCAGCCTGAAAAATAAAATTACAGAATAACAGAGATTCTAACAAACGTACAAAGTTTCTCTACGTAATTATGAGATAATAAAGTACCTGCTTGTTAAGAGGTGTGTGATAAGTCCGGAATGAAGAAGCTTGAATAATACCATTTTCATAGCCTGGGCATATAACAGATTTGGGTATTGATACAATGAGAGTATCGATGACTGAAAATGGATAAAGAAAGAAAGAGGGGACAGTGTGAAAAAACCAACCTTGCAAATCAACACTAGTAGAATAAGCACCATGGCCACCTTTAGCACAATCAGCTGAAGGAAGTGCGTCTAGGAACCAAGGAAGTTTCTCTTTGAATTGGATTGTTGATGGGCGGTCACTACTTAAATCTGCATGCCGAAAGCACTGCAAAACCCAAGAAAATAAAAACAGTCATCACTACAGATATTGTGGAGGGTAACAAACACATTCGATTAGAGATCATCATGAGTAACATTACCGTGGTGCAATCTTTGCATACTTCACTTAGACCACAGCTTCCTTGATCAGAAGGGCAACAAGGAGGCTAAAAATGCAACGCAAGTACAAGGGAATTAGCCATCAGTAAGTCATTAACTGCTCTAAACATATGCTATTTTAAAACTTTATGCTCTAAAGTATTATATGAACTCTAAAGCACACGTGCAAAGCATATATACCTGGTCATCAGGGGGACAAAAGGTGCCATTCGTAAACTTTCGGCAACAGCCAAATGCCTCGGGAGATAACCACACAAGAAAGTCATCGAGCCATGAAGCAGCTGGCTTAGCTATGTAGCTTAGTTCTGGAGTCAAAGAAGCCTTGGCAATCTATTGGACCAAAAAATGAAATTTGGATCCTCAAAAAGAAGAACAACCAAATTAATACAAACAGCTAAATATAATACTTCTTTCCCACATTAACTTGAAAAGCATATATAGAGTGATGGCAGTGTTTACCTCATTCAAAAGAGAATTAGAATCACACTTGTTAATGGAACAAAGTTGATTTGTCTGTCTTGATTCTGAGCTGAGAGATGAGGCAAAACAGAGTTTTAATAACAAGTTCGACCAAATTCTCACATCTAAAAACTTCAGAACGTGATATACCTGTAGTTATAATTCTTCACAACAAAGTATAGAGGTGGACCAATTCGAAGATATGTCGATATATTGTTGAAGTAACCCTGAAGATACGAGTCCTGAGGAAGAACAATCTGTTGCTCCAAACCAGGCTCGATCCGGGTGGACAATGCCTACATGGTCCACAACACACAATAGTTAGAGATGATATAAGTTTAACCTCTAGTGAAAACTTTAAACTTTACTCTTATAGGTAAGAAAATGTATCAACTCACAATTCCAGCCATTGCTAAGCCAAAGAAGAAAGCAATAACCAATATTTTGACTACCCAATGGCTGAGAATGGGTGCATGGACGTCCTGAAAAGTGTAGAAAAGAAATATAAAAATTCAAAAAAACCTGAATAACTTTCATATATTGAAAAACTGCCTAGACTAAAAATACATGAAGTGATTATGTAAGATGTTATGTTAATTATAAGATATCACTACTGTTGTAGAAGTGAAACTATTTAAAAAAATACCTTCATATATCTAGTCAAAAGGCTAGCTTTCTTCTGACCAACACCTGAAGTGATACAAGACAACTCCAATGAAAATATTATTTCACAATAGTCTGCACTGATATATCAAACCCCCAAATATGATAGTACCTTTGTCAGAACTATATGATGATTGCGGTTTCTTAATACATGGGAAGCAATCAACCCTCTTATCCTCTGTCCTTTTGAAGTCAAATACTATCAAGGCAACAAAAGCAGTAACCTGGAGAATGAAGTCCAATAGGACAGCCAATGCTGCAAGCAAGAAGCATAAGTCGGAAGGAATATAGTGAAAGCTTTCAAACGGAATATGCTGAAGAGTTTTACTGACCAGCAAACATAGAGAACACTCGAACAGCTGGCATTTTGATGTAAGCACCAACAGCAAAAGCTAAAATCTCTGCTAGACTTGCAAGTGTGATCGATGGTCCAACTTCCATAAGAGCATTGCTTATTCTTCTTTCCAGAAGTAGATCCTGCTCTTGTCTCTTGACAGCATGAACCAGTATGCACATATTATCAACACCGACCTGGTATTTTCATGCATATATTAAGAACGCTGGCCACAACATCAGCTACATATTGTTGTAGTTGCAAGCAGTATCAGAACCAGACACAACTTACTGCCAAAACAAGAAAAGGTATAACTTCCATTATGATTAGAGTCGATTTCATCCCAACAGCACTGAAAAATCCTACGGAGCCGAGGACAGAAAGCATTACAAGAATAACACCAGATAGACCAAGCAGAACCTGCAATAAAGAAGGTTATATTTCAGAATAAGGTATAACCAAATAAGTCATTTGAAATTTCTAACCATGAATAAATTATCACACCTTGGATGTAATGTAAAAGGAATTCAAGCGAGGTGCATCCCCAAGGGCCAGTGATATATATGCAAACATGACAAGATAACTTATCTGAACAAAAGAAACAGAACAAGTACAAGACATTAGAAGATGGCTATAAACAAAATAAAAGGAAGATAAAATATAAGGAAACTAACGGCTATAGTTATAACATCTGCTGTGCTTTCTCTTTTCAGCTCTTCTTCAATAGAGCTTTCCGAAGAGAAAGAAAGAGTTAAACCCTTTGATTTAACCATTGGCAACAATTCATCCTGCCATATAAAAGTGCTGACGTTTAATGGATGAACAAGTACAATAACATTGAACAAGTACGTCACAAAAACTATAAAATAAAATAGCATTAAGATATCATTTGTTGGCGTATTGAAAAACTCCCAACCTTGGCAAGTTGGATAAAGGCTTTCTCCCAAGCCACTGCTTTCTCAGTTTTGTTACCTTCGTTGTCAACAGCATTGTCCACAGGATAAGTCACAATAAAAGCAGAAGCCTGTCTTAAGCATGTCATTTAATTAGATACTTATATAAATTGATACATAGTCTCTATGTGGTTACTCTTAACAAGCTGACCTCACTATAACTATTCCCTGAGAAACCTCCCAGTGCTGTTGTTGGATCAAGGGGACCCTTAAATGCACTCAAACATGACTCTGTCGAGGTGAAATGCTGGAAGAAAAGTGGTGTGCACATAAGACAGAGTTATTGAAATGTTACCAAACATATCCAATGCAAGTGTGATTCTGTTAACCATGAAGAAAAAAATATGAAAATAATTCAAAAATTCACGAGGTACCTCAAAGCAATATTTAACATGATCGACGCCTCCAAAGTCATCATAATTTCCTGGTTTCATCTTGAAATACTGCCTCCAGAAGCAAGAGAATCAACCAGATATGTTAAAGACTAGTAAAGCTAAACTCAAGTACTATAGAAAGAAAAGGAAGGAGTGCAACCTGCAGAACACTCTGTGTGGCACAATCCTCTCCAAGTGGTTTCAAGCAAATGTCTGTTAGAGACACCATTGAACCTGAGTGGTTTGCTCTCAGTCCATCAACCTACCATAAGCAAAGGAACTTATTACATGAAAACACTATGTGGGTGGATCAGATGGAATCAGAAAGCAGTGAAAACGAGAAAGCAGATACCTTCTTTTGTATGTCAAAAAGTAACTTAATATTGTCATCCGTCAAAATTTCTGGCGCCTTATCGTGAGGAGATTTAGGAACTGATGCTATAATTAACTGCATAAATTTCCATAGCAAAGTGAAAAAGACAACTGATAGACAGAAAAATTTTACATGTTTTAAATGTGAAAAAAATACTTGGTAATTTAAGGCCCTTAAAACTATTTGTAACAGAGAGAAAATTGATAGAAATGTGAAACCTGTTCAATTCTGTAGAAAGGAGCAAGATGGGTGTCAAAGAATTGTTTTTCTTCAGCAGCTCTACTCCCTTTACCTACCCATAGCTGAAACACGTAGTAAGATAACACTTTTTATGAACACGTTGAAGATAAAACATAGCTTGCGAAAAAAAGAAAAGATTGAAATCTCTACCTTATCAGGCTTTGTCTCAACTTTGAACTGGACCAGACCCACACAAAGTAGAAGAACTGCAGAGACTGACAAACACAAAACTAGAGTTGGGTGTCTTGCTACCCAGATCCCATACTTCCTGGAGAAATAGATAACACTACAAATGTTAACAACCCTCTTCTAGAGCCAAAGGAGGAATGTGACAAAACCTGTAAAAATTGGCCAAGAATCCTTGTACTGCTGACAGCTGAGCCCAGTTTCTCTGTGGAGTGTTTTGTAGCATCTAAGAGAATATAATAAAAGCAACGAGCATCCGTATTACTAATCAGCAGCTCAAACTTCAAATGTTATAATACTTCAAAGACAAACACAAAGTACCTGCGCATGAATAGTGTCTGCTTTTTGCGGATTAACAGAACTTCTATCTCTTCTAGCTTCGGACAATGGTGAGCTATTTTTCTTACCCTTTATTCTGTGAAATAATCCACCTCCAAGAAACAATGAAACCAAGACAATATACAGAATGGCTAGCACAAAATCAACACACTTGGCCTACATTATTAAACCAACCCAACCAGGAAACATTTGTTCAGCAACACTTTGTATTGCAACGCATTAGCAAATAAATACAAAAATTCATATTCACCTCTAGTGATCCAATCTTGATTGAGCAAGCATGCCTTTTCTGAGTAGGAGGTGCTGCTGTACTGGAGCAAGCACCTGCAGAAGGACAATCACCACAAGAACACCCAAGAGTATCATCACTGCATGAATACGTAGACACATTCGTAGGCTTCATTCCAGATGACACTGGTGGTAACGGTGAAAACTTGATCCCATAAGGTGAGCCTGGCAAATTGACACCAGCCTTCTGGCCAATAAATGCAAACCACTCTGCATGGCAGAACAGAGCAATCTAAGTTATATCCTAAGATAAGGGTGTTCAAGAAATCTCTAGGTGGTTAATTTTTACATTTATATAAGATATTTAAGTTTTTGAATTTAATTTAAAAAATATTTTGATGATTTATCAAAATTAGATATACAAAACAGAAGAAATTAGATAAATTTGTGGATTTGTACTAACATTAGTGCTTAATTTAACAGTTTTACACTAATTTAGATCGATTTAAACCGACTGTAACCGATTTAGATCGAACTTATCATAAGAAAAGTAAATAATGCAAGCTGACACAATAAAAGGCTACCTTTAAAATTCTTTGCACCAGCTCCGAGAAAATCTAAAGCTCGGCTGTTGGAGCTACCGAACTTCACATTCTTGCAAGACTCATACAACCCTTCTCCAAAAGAATCGGTTATGTAGTACTCAATCCCATCAACGGTCGAATTATTCTTGATCTGCACTTGGACATAAGCTAGTTGATGATGTTGTTGGAGGCAAATCAGAGTCTGTGTAAAGAATATGATTTTATATACCTTTGTAGTAGAAGTAACGTTGATAAATAGACTTTGATCAGGAGAGCAAGTAAGTTCACAGAAAAGATTCAGAAAGTTCCTCAAGCATGCTGGACAGCCTACAATAAAGGGAATAGCCTGACAAGAAAAAAGTTATATTCAGCTATAACTATCACTGTCAATATAGTCACAATCAAACGCTTGAAACGTTTTAGTGGCTCGCTAAAAGATTGTGATAGTTAGACATTACCATCCAAAAAAAAAAGGCTAGTTGTACTCACTATCACTAAGATCAAAAGAGGTTAAGGTAACCATAGCTATCACTATCACTATCAATATAGTCAAAACCAAGCTATTGAAACGTTTAGTGGGTCACTAAAAAATTGTGACAGTTTAACTTTTCTCTTTGACAGTTAAACATTACCATCCAAAAATAAACAAAATGGTTAGTAGTAATGAATATCACTAATAAGATCAAAGAGGAGGTTTAGCTATCACTATCAGAATAGTCAAATACCCAAGCTATTGAAACGTTTTAAGTGGGTCACTAATTAAAAGCTTATGGTGATCGTTAAAATATAATTACAATTCATAAAAAGACAAAAAGTGTTAGTTAGTTGTGTTGTGTGTTACCTGTTGAACTTGGGAACGTAACGTGTCGAATTGAGTTTCAGTGCAACAAACGTCGCCAGTGATGGTTGGGCACAAGCTTTGTATCTTTGAAGATAATAAATCATCCGGCTACAAACATAAAATACAATAACTAATTACCATTTTCTCCAAAGAAAATAATAATAATAAAATAGACTCGACTCAGGTCACCTTGACGGCAGGGATGTTAAAGGGGCAATTCAGTACTTTTCCATCGCTCCGTGCTCCACAGATATCATACATTGCACAGTATCCTGCTGATTGTCTTGCTTCCACTCTACAAAGAACAAACAGAATCTGCATAGGAAAATTCAACCAAATTTTTTTTAGAGATATTCAAAAGAACATATAAACAATTTTGTATTTTCCGAAAAATTGAAAGTAAAGAGAGTGAGAGAGAGAGAGGACTTTCCAGGAGAACAAGAAGAAGAGATGAACGAATCTTCATGTTTTCTTGGCAGATTTTGATTTCGCCTTTCACAGAGAAAGCGAATAGGAGAAGTTGTTATGATAATTCTCAGGAACTCATGAGAGCGAGCGTGGAAGAGAAATGATGTGTAAATGATCTGTTTCCGGATTTAAATGGAGAGAGAGAGAAAGAGAGGAGAACGATGAAGAGGTTTTTATAGTTGTTTAGAACTGTCAACTATGTGAAGCGTGTTTTATGTTATTTATATAGGTACACTGTTGTGTTTTGAAAGCTGTCATTTTCTTTTTTTAAAACCTATCATGTCCTATTTATTTGTAGGAAAAATTAAATCTTATAACCATATAGTGTAAATGCTATGATATAACACTTATTAAGTGAATAAAGAGATCACAAACTAACCATATAGTGTAAATGCTATGATATAACACATATTAAGTGCATAAAGAGATCATTTTGTCTTTGTAATAAACTAAATACTCCATACGCGTTTGATTACACAAACCTCTTTACAAAAAAGGAAAACCAACATTCATGCATAAAAAATAAGGAGAATTAATCGATGTATATAAAGATAGTTGTATACAATTTACTTGCGAGGGAGAGTTTAGATCTAGTATTTGTGGGGAAGATTTTGATCAAGTGTTTCTGAGAATCAGGGCTTCGATGTTGTAACCTGAGGTCGGCAGCGGGATAAAGTTAAAAAAAACGGATAATTATTGAAGATCAGTCTAAAGTCTGCAAAAAATAGAAAATCAAGGTTGTGTTGGCGAAAAATATTTGTGTTTGTGCATCCTATACCAATTGCGTTGTAGAACAATATTGTTTTTTTTTGTGTATAGCCTTGGACGTATCTAATTGTATTTCCAGACTTATATTATTTCTAAAGAATTTGCACCATATTTCTCTTACATTATACTATTTTTGTCTATTTATAATTGTAGTAGGGTATTCTATGGTCTTATCTATCATCTTCTTCGGTACACATGTGTATTCACATATTTTTGTTTGTACGTATTTATCTAGAGTTCCATGATCAACACACTAGCTGTAGTACAAATATAATTAATTTCTCTTAAACCCTTTAACAAAAAAAAACAAATATAACTTCTCTCATATTTTTTATAGATATTTTTTTCTTCAACAACTAAAATAATATACTATTTTAATTTAGAAACACAATGTATGCATTAAATGGAGGAGCATGCTAAATGCAAAAAAAAAATGTAATTTATTTATAATGCAGAAAATATTACATTTATTTTAAATTTAACATTTTGATCACGGAAAAAAATATTGTAAAATAACACCATCAGCACTTCTCTGCTCACCAATTTTAAAATCTAAAAAAAAATTAAAACCATTGAAAATATATTTAAGTTTTTTAAGTTTACAATATTGCAGGAAAATTCTATCAACATGAACAAATAGAATCATAATTCTATATGAAACGTAAATGTATCCATCAAAAAAAAACTTAAAATGTAAATGCGATATATCTCACTAGCTCACAGAATATAACTTGTTTTTTCTTTTGTCGAGAGTGGGGATAATGATGAGAGAGTGTGATCACATGGAAACCGAAAAGGAATGCATTTAAATAACAAAATTTAAATGAACAAAATTCCGTCTGTCGGGTTCAGTCCTATTTGCTTTTCGAACTCGTTTCGGCTAACAAACTTATCAAATTAAAGCAAGCATTTCAGATTTTTTAAAAAGTTAAAAAACATTTCCATCATTAAAGGTCCGAATAATGACACCTTATTTAATTGATAGAACGGAATTAAAATCCAGTACTTCAACAGTGATTCGTACGTATTTCTAGATAACTGCGTTTTTATAGAAAAATGGTATTTAATATTTATTAATGTTTGATTGGTAAACAAAATATTTAGCAGTAAGAAAAAAATTGATTAGTAAAAACTTGTAATTATGAAATTTGAATCGGTTTTGGTTCAATTTACAGCGTATTAAGTAGATAAACTATCTTTTGCCCTTGAAAATAATAAAATTTTAAAGTCTAGGTATTAAAGTTTTAAATTAAATTTTGTAATAGTTTCTTTTGTTTGGTCAAAAAATTTTGTAATAGTTTCTAAGCATCAACTTTCGAAGAAACTATCCATTTCCCTTTTGTTTCTTTTCAAACAAAATAAATATTCAAGAAATCAACTTTTGTCAAAGTATTTAATATAATTATTGTGGATTAAATATCAGCCAACAGATAAAGAAAATTCACAAGATTACTTAGAAGTGAACACTTCAGTACAAAGACGACAAATTTTTGTCTACGGATTCACTATAACAGTGCACTAACTCTCTCGCGTATAAAGGCATTGAC
Proteins encoded in this window:
- the LOC106337317 gene encoding Niemann-Pick C1 protein-like; its protein translation is MKIRSSLLLVLLILFVLCRVEARQSAGYCAMYDICGARSDGKVLNCPFNIPAVKPDDLLSSKIQSLCPTITGDVCCTETQFDTLRSQVQQAIPFIVGCPACLRNFLNLFCELTCSPDQSLFINVTSTTKIKNNSTVDGIEYYITDSFGEGLYESCKNVKFGSSNSRALDFLGAGAKNFKEWFAFIGQKAGVNLPGSPYGIKFSPLPPVSSGMKPTNVSTYSCSDDTLGCSCGDCPSAGACSSTAAPPTQKRHACSIKIGSLEAKCVDFVLAILYIVLVSLFLGGGLFHRIKGKKNSSPLSEARRDRSSVNPQKADTIHAQMLQNTPQRNWAQLSAVQGFLANFYRKYGIWVARHPTLVLCLSVSAVLLLCVGLVQFKVETKPDKLWVGKGSRAAEEKQFFDTHLAPFYRIEQLIIASVPKSPHDKAPEILTDDNIKLLFDIQKKVDGLRANHSGSMVSLTDICLKPLGEDCATQSVLQYFKMKPGNYDDFGGVDHVKYCFEHFTSTESCLSAFKGPLDPTTALGGFSGNSYSEASAFIVTYPVDNAVDNEGNKTEKAVAWEKAFIQLAKDELLPMVKSKGLTLSFSSESSIEEELKRESTADVITIAISYLVMFAYISLALGDAPRLNSFYITSKVLLGLSGVILVMLSVLGSVGFFSAVGMKSTLIIMEVIPFLVLAVGVDNMCILVHAVKRQEQDLLLERRISNALMEVGPSITLASLAEILAFAVGAYIKMPAVRVFSMFAALAVLLDFILQVTAFVALIVFDFKRTEDKRVDCFPCIKKPQSSYSSDKGVGQKKASLLTRYMKDVHAPILSHWVVKILVIAFFFGLAMAGIALSTRIEPGLEQQIVLPQDSYLQGYFNNISTYLRIGPPLYFVVKNYNYSSESRQTNQLCSINKCDSNSLLNEIAKASLTPELSYIAKPAASWLDDFLVWLSPEAFGCCRKFTNGTFCPPDDQPPCCPSDQGSCGLSEVCKDCTTCFRHADLSSDRPSTIQFKEKLPWFLDALPSADCAKGGHGAYSTSVDLQGYENGIIQASSFRTYHTPLNKQADFVNSMRAAQEFSSKVSRSLKMEIYPYSVFYMFFEQYLDIWKTALINLSIAIAAVFAVCLIITCSFWSSAIILLVIAMIIIDLLGVMAVFHIQLNALSVVNLIMSVGIAVEFCVHITHAFSISSGDRNQRMKEALGGMGASVFSGITLTKLVGVIVLGFSRSEVFVVYYFKMYLALVLLGFLHGLVFLPVFLSMFGPAPRHVEGDRLDHRPSVSSLP